TGATCCCCACCAGATTGCGGCTTACGCAGCCCTGGGCGCATACCGCCACCCGGCCGGAGAGGCCGCCCGCCAGCTTGGCCAGATTGCCCACGCAAAATCCCGACCAAGTCAACTCCCCGGCCTCGGCCGGGGTGCGGGCGATAAAGGGACGGGCGCGCATGGGCACGGTTCCGGCCCGGTAGCCCACCACCGCATCCACGCTTTTTTCGCTGAGCAGCCTGTGGGCGATTTCCCGGATACGACGGGCGTAGGCGTTCATATGGCGCAGGTCTCCAGGGTCTTGACCAGGCGTCTGGCCGGTCCCAGCGCGGAAACCGCAGCCACGAAGTCCTCGGCCTCCTTTTGGAGCTTGTGGGCCTCGGAGGCGGCGATCCAGGTGAACAGCAGGCGCTGTTGCTCGATGCCGACATAGTCCAGGAGGTTATGCAAAAGCGTCAGGCGGCGTCTGGCATGCATGTTGCCGATACGGTAGTGGCAGTCCCCGGGATGGCAACCTGAAACCCAGACGCCGTCGGCGCCCTGCATGAGGGCGTAGAGCAGATACTGGGGGCTCATGCTGCCCGAGCAGGGGACGCGGATGATGCGGATGTCCACGGGATAGCGCAGACGCAGGGAGCCAGCCAGATCGGCCGCCCCATAGGAACACCATCGACAAAAAAAGGCCACAATGTTGGGCCGATAGGCTTTCGGGCTGGCCATGACGGGCTCTCTTTGGCTGCTGCGTCCGCCGTTCGCCCGGGAAAAACATCCAAGGCGGCATAAGACGTTTGTCGCGGGTGTCTAGCATGACGCAGGGCGTTTGTACACCGGGTCGGGGTATATTTCTCTGGAGCGTGGCATGGCGGGACTGCTGCGGATAAAAAAAGGGCCATGCGGCGAGGCATGGCCCTGAAGACGGCAAAGGCGGGTGGGCTACAATTCCTGGAGCACCCAGGCCACCCGGCCGATCACCCGGGACGCCCCGTCCTCGGCCGGAATCTGCTGGTCCTCGTGGCTGGGGTTTTCCGAGCGCAGGATCAGCTT
Above is a genomic segment from Desulfolutivibrio sulfodismutans DSM 3696 containing:
- a CDS encoding hydrogenase iron-sulfur subunit, whose amino-acid sequence is MASPKAYRPNIVAFFCRWCSYGAADLAGSLRLRYPVDIRIIRVPCSGSMSPQYLLYALMQGADGVWVSGCHPGDCHYRIGNMHARRRLTLLHNLLDYVGIEQQRLLFTWIAASEAHKLQKEAEDFVAAVSALGPARRLVKTLETCAI